One Coffea eugenioides isolate CCC68of chromosome 2, Ceug_1.0, whole genome shotgun sequence genomic window, ACAGTAGTGTAAATTAATTGGCAGCGCAGCCAGGTGTTGTTTGTTAACATTAAGAACTTTTATAGCAGATATGAAGTTGAAGGAAGGAAATAGGACAAAGGAACAGTTCTAAAATGCCCAGTGGTTTAATCTCATTAAATTCTGAAACAGTcattttgtcttttatctttttgtctttaaaACGTTGCTCCGTCTGTACATGGACAGTAAGCAAGAATTGAATTAAAACAAGTTTTTTCCTAAGGGCCAAAAAGAATGGATGGATGCTTCGTCACCCCCAAGAGACAGGAAGACTTGCTCAGTCTACACTTCCAAAATCTTTTGTTTTAGGAACAGTTCAGTTTGTTAGTATTCAAATTTTGTCTTCAatacttcaaaaaaaattattatttcttCCGTTCCATTTTGATAATCCtgtttcctttttcgtctgtcccaaattatagtccactttTTCTTCgttctttttaatttttctaaaatactcTCATTCAATGTAGGTTGTTATTAATATAAACTACTTTATTTAATATAGATTGTTATTGAATataacctaccccatttaatgtaAAATGAGGATTTGATTCTTTCTTGACCATCAATTCAAATTCtcataaaccatcaattcaagtttccatgaataattaatataaagttgtactctatttaatgtaagggtattttagaaaaaataacaatctaaatttgtttttccaactttttcttaaattgtgtggaaaaaaaattaggacTATCAAAATGGAACAGAGGGAGTACGAGTTTTGTGAcacattttttctttattaagCTGAAGATGCAATTCGTTCATTAGTAGCTTCACCTTATTTGGCAAGTACTAGTGAGTAGTGACAAGAAGAACAATCACTATAATACTACTACAAGTTCCAAAAACAAATTATTCCATCGTGAGAATTGTCTTCTTTATTAAACTGCTTTTAGTAATTATTGCAACTGTACAAGAGAATGAACAGAGCTGGGGATTTGTCAAAGTCTGTGCCTTAACCAGTCACAGCTCCCCAACGATGCTGGATCACAGCATAAaccataataataataatgtctCTCATTTGTGAAAACTGCAAAATGTGGACAATGTGATAAGGTTTGACTTCTAAAGAGTTAATATGGTAAAAACAACAGCAACTTTATTTTTCCAATGCAAGTGGAAAGTGACCTTTCACTTGCGCATTCCCCCCAAATGACAGCAGCTTGGCTACTAATATTACAACCCATAATATCTAAACTTGTTTCAAGTGTCTTCTGAGCCTTAGTTAGTTGGGGTCGGAGGTTGATATTACAGCATCATAAAAATTCTTCTATACAACCAcgattatttatttattttgaagtAAAATTATTCAAACTAATGACACATTGACCAGTTTTGCATTCGCTGTCATCAGAAGGACCATCGTTTTCAATGCAAGAATCAAGATCTCTGAGTTGACGATCCCCAAAGATATGGTGAGCATTATTAATACTACAGCAGTCAAATAAAAGGATCATGAAGAAACAAGCCTGTGCAAACCGAAAGGCAAGTGGTAAACTCTAATTACCTGCTGCAGACCAAGATAGTGTTGTCCGCTTCAAGCCAGGAGGATCCATATATTGATCATCAAACTCGTGTTCATATTTAACCAACCTTAAGTAAATAATTTAAGCTTTACATCCTGACAATGAAAGTTGGCAACATAAACATGCTAATGCCCAATTGGACAACGCTCCTGCGGCAGAATGAAGCTCATACAGGCAGATGAAGAGGAAATTCAGCCAAAGTTGCAAATACTGAGCTTACCATATAACTACCATATAAGAAATCTATGTTCAGGACTGGTACCCATAGAGCATATGCACAAACGCTTTGTATCCAAAGAGAGCAGTCTCAGATGAGACTTGCAACCATTTCATGATGATTGCAGGTATTACGGTAATCATCAAGTCCACTTTCTTCGTCTGAACTGACAACTATATCATAAATGCCCAAGTCCACCAAAAGACTTCTGCTAGTTACCGGATCTATTGTTTCACAATCGTCCCTGTAAAGGTTATCCATTTCCTTTGCTGTGTCCAGGTCACCACCACCTTTACCAATAGAGTTTGCACCAAAACTGAATTCTGACAGATCGCTCAGAAGAGCTTCGAGAGGGGGCTGGGTACTGCAATTTTCATGAGCAGCAAATTGCACATCTAAGATGGGTAATTTAAAATCAACTAAAGAACCAGTTCTGGAAACATTTTGCAGCATATATTTTTCAGGCCCTTCAGCAGCAATACCATGTGCACCACCAgcagcaatcctttctttgtgaGAACCTCCACTTGTATGGCATCCAAAGTACTTTTCCAAAACATCCTTGCTTTCATCTGAGTCAATACCAGTTTTCTCAATAGTTTGGCAAACATCACTTTGTACAGAGTTCTTATCTCTGTCAGCAGACAGACTGATGCATCTCTCCAAGAGACTGCTGGTAGTATCCTCTTTGGAGAAATGGTTTTGCACATCGGCTCCTAAAGAGTGGACATTCTTCTTTGTAGGTGATGAAACTGTGCTTGGTTGCCCTTGATTAGTCTCCTTTATAGTCTCACAAACATCAGTTTCCACAGACCCTTTGGCTTGATCAGCTGTTGAACTCAATGAACTGAAGGTAGTGCTTTCTTGCAAAGATTGATCTTGAACATGAGCTCCTCCAGAGTGGGCATCACCAGGTAGAATGTTGTTTGGAACTCCACGCCCAGTAAGCAGAACAGCATTAGAGATTGATAATAGATCAGATGCTGACTTGTTTCCAAAGAAATCAGATGAGTCTGAAGTAACCTCAGAAACTTCAATTTCAGCATCACAAAAGGGTACTTCACTGTTATCTTCACTCTTCTTACTAGCGAAACTAGAAGCCTCAGTAGTAGGAGGCTGGGCACACACTGAATCCTCTTCGCCGCCATTTTCCTCAGAAGTGAATTCAGGGGCAGTAACCGTTAATATTTGGGTATACTTCGGAGGCTCTTCACTGACTGTTATACAGGCAGCAGCTTCATGAGCGTTGCTTGGAAGAATCTGAAGATTTTCCATTTGCCCCCTTTTGCTAATTATCTCAGTATCAGAAGCAACCATCGAAGTTTGTTCACATCTAGAAGGATGATCACTGGCCGAAGATAAGAATGTTGAAAGTGCTGCAGCCAAGATATCATCGATTTTCCTTCTTTCCCCAGATGAATCCTTCAATGGCTTTAAcacttcatcatcttcattatttTCATTGACAGATTCCAGTACATCATCATCCTGCTCATCATCACCGCAAGAAAATTCGGGGACACTGACCACAAGACTTGGAAGGAAACGTGGGGAATTCACTGAGTTAGCAAAGCCATCAGATGGATTCGCAAAAGCAACAGAAGgtatttcctttctttccaactctGGTCCCCTAAAAGGCTGACAGTCACTCCCACCATTATGGAATGAGCTGGAATTTGATTCACATGAAAATGATGGAGCACAAATCCTAGTGCCAGTTGGAAATCCAGAATCGTGAGAgttcttggtaagtgattcTAGCTGTTGCTCAACCTGTTGAATCCTCAATTCCATGCTGTTTATGGGCTTAAGCATGTTTTCTTCAAACCTCAAACAAACTTCTTCGATTCTGCTCACTCGAGACACAAGTTGCTCCAGAACTTTCTCAATACGACTGCACGGAGACTCATTTTTCACAACAGGATCAAAAGATTCATCTTCTTTTACAGTCTGATTAGGAAGCACAGATTTAACTGATTCTGCATTAGACCCACCCACATCTTGCAATTTTATGTATTGCTGATCAGCACAGAACTTTTGACCTTGGTAAAAGTAAGCTGGATTTTCATTTACATCAATTGATTTTGGTAAGTTTTCCACTTTACTGGCCTTTCCCAATTTGTCAGAAGGCTGTTCACCTTGAGTTGGACTTACACAAGATTTAGACATCTGAAGTAATGTTGGGACAAACATGGCCATTAAAGAACTTCCAGTTGCACCATTTACTTGAGGAGCCAGACTTTCTGAATCAGTTGAATCAACCAGCTCAGCATAAATGTACACTTCATCAATGTACACAACACCTTTATTCTGAAGTGACAGTAAACGAATGATAAGAGATGTGCAAGGGTCCGAGTCACTGATTTCTACTGTAGCCTCATAATAATCCTGAAAGACAATAACAAAGAGAGGTCATCTATGTCAACTGAAAAGCTCACATGCCAGTACAAAAACATCACAGACATGCATCAACTTCACAACCTTAATCATGCAATGACAATTTATACAATGTTGATACAGTATTTTCCTTAACCACACAATGACATTTTATACATATTGATAAAGTAAGGATACAGTTTTGGATTACTTCCAAATAATCATGgcattaaaaaaattaactatACCAGTGAAAGGAAGGTTAAAGCAATATCAGAAATAATTGGACACTCGTGCCTCCTGTCAATCAGCTGTCCCAATTTTTAACCAAAACTAAATTACCAGGTCAGTATCATATAGGAAAAAGCTTTTATAATTCGTATATTTCAGCAAGTACTGTAAGACTGAAGCATTTTCACTTTTGCATTAAATCAAAGAAACCAGAGTCGTATTTTCCCTCTACTCTTATTGTCTTTGTTGGCAGAGTAAATCCATGTGAATCTTTTGGCAGTAGGACGGCCCTTCAAATATATCATTGAGTAATAAAGTACACACCTAGAACAGAAAAAGAAGCAGTTGCAGGTGGACTTTTAATACTTGTATAGCTTTTATTTGAGTAACAGTTAATTATTATGTTTCACCAGATAACAATTAACTGTTACTTTCCAGCCTCCCCTGGGAGGCTAAAACACTAGCAAAATCTACAAACAGTCAATTCAATCTGAAAAAAACtgcaaaatgaaaatcaagaaGAGATGCAAATAATAGGTCATTTTGaacataatttgaaaaaaaaaaaaaaaagttataccTGAATGTGCCTCTCTGTGTTGGAAATTGTCTCATTTGACAAAGATCCTGTTCCATTCTCAAGTGTTGGAGAGGAAACAACTTTAACCTCCACCCAATCATCGTCAGAAGGGGCATTATGTTCTCCACCAGAAGATTTCTCTTCAGGTAATCCTACGGCAGCATGTTTCACACATTCTTTAGAAAGTTCTTCAACATTGACTGCTTGGAGTACTTGTTCATCTCTTTCAGCAATGCTACAGCGAACAGTACAGAGGTACTCATTCCCACTATTCTTAGATTGTGCACAATACACTTCATATACACGAGCAGTACTTCGAACATAAATTTGCCGAATATTGTACTTCTGCAACAAATGTACTGCACACCCAAGATTGTCAAGGATCAAAACATTTTTAGATAAACCTAATTTATCTTTCACCTAGAAAAACACATGACATGCAACAGCTATACAATGACAGTATGATACAATATAAATTTATGACGTGATTTTTATTAGATAATTGGTAAAAACTCTTTTTATCCCTGTCCATCAATTTGGCTCATAATTCTTTGCAGTTCTTGTTTGCAACAAAAGAAACACCATCCCTGAACTTGACATACAACAAGATTAAACACACCAAGCCTAAAAATAAAATGTCACACAACAGCACCTCCTACACAACCAAATAAACATTAAACAAAGAAGAATAAGAACCTTAACACATATTTGAAGGCCTTTAATTCTCATAGTACTCGTTACTTGATATTCTTCTCTACCCTAATCCAACAATTGATTACCAAATGAAGCCATTTACAAAAAGTTTTTAACTAAACCATAGCAACTGCTATACGATAAAATCCAACTTTGTAGTAATACACGTGGAAATGTAAAACcataaaatgaaagcaagcaATGAGTATCAAAAATACTTAAAAATTAACTTCCCATTAAGAACGGATTTTCTCAAAAGGTATTACTTTCATGGAGCTAATCTGCACGCGCGCACGTGCAATATACTGTGTGTTCAGCAATTTAGTATAATGCATTTTCCAGAACACTGATCAACATCCTAATAATTAAGAGAAGAACACATACAAATAATCATAGACATATCCAAAATTGCCTACCCCTGATTTGTGATTACTTAATATTCTCCCAAatcaaacttaaaaaaaaaaaatatccttCAAAAACCCTAATAATTGCAATACAAAAATGTAGAAATGAACCGGACAATCAAATTAAGACCATCCTCACCAATTCTACCAATTTTAAAAATTCactccagaaaaaaaaaattgaatctcATAAACAAACGTAAAAACCGAAATTCATAATTCACTCACGCTTAATTTCGCAGGGGCCAGAATCCGGTGCGGGAGGGTTTAGGATAAGCGGAGGCAACTTCCGAGGGGAATCGGACTCGGGTTGTTCCGGAGAATCGTGGGACGAATCGAAGGTGACGGAGCTTTCTAGAGACCCGGAAGCGATTGCCCATGTTGTTTCGGCGCTCCATGGCCCATTATCGTTATTACTGCTGTCACTAATgctactgctgctgctgctgtgaAGAATCTCAGTAGTGGTTTCCATGGCTGTGGGTGTTTGTTTGTTTGATCTTTCTTTTCTGTGATGGAAATTTGGGCTTTTATTCTGATTTTTTGTATGTTTATTATGCTCTAAGCTTTCATCTACTTCCTCCTTTCATTCtgctttttattattattaattttttttttggtccttttccttttggtggGAGTAAAAGGTATAAAGATGCTAATTTTCATTTACCATGGAAAGTCTGGTAATTTGGGCTCATGGTGACAATTTTCCATGGAGATTTTACTCTCCTGCTCTAGTTTCATCCCCACGTCACTTAACAAATATGAATAAATAATATGAGATaaatataataattataaattagtCTTAATTAGAATAAATTTAAGAGTGGGTTTTGATAGTTCTATTTAATGCTAAAAATTAattcatttaaaattttttgaattcagcatgtttgataataaaaatgtCTTACCACTTCATATATTAAGCTACTACTTAATTTGTGTACGAAATTT contains:
- the LOC113761201 gene encoding uncharacterized protein LOC113761201, with translation METTTEILHSSSSSSISDSSNNDNGPWSAETTWAIASGSLESSVTFDSSHDSPEQPESDSPRKLPPLILNPPAPDSGPCEIKLHLLQKYNIRQIYVRSTARVYEVYCAQSKNSGNEYLCTVRCSIAERDEQVLQAVNVEELSKECVKHAAVGLPEEKSSGGEHNAPSDDDWVEVKVVSSPTLENGTGSLSNETISNTERHIQDYYEATVEISDSDPCTSLIIRLLSLQNKGVVYIDEVYIYAELVDSTDSESLAPQVNGATGSSLMAMFVPTLLQMSKSCVSPTQGEQPSDKLGKASKVENLPKSIDVNENPAYFYQGQKFCADQQYIKLQDVGGSNAESVKSVLPNQTVKEDESFDPVVKNESPCSRIEKVLEQLVSRVSRIEEVCLRFEENMLKPINSMELRIQQVEQQLESLTKNSHDSGFPTGTRICAPSFSCESNSSSFHNGGSDCQPFRGPELERKEIPSVAFANPSDGFANSVNSPRFLPSLVVSVPEFSCGDDEQDDDVLESVNENNEDDEVLKPLKDSSGERRKIDDILAAALSTFLSSASDHPSRCEQTSMVASDTEIISKRGQMENLQILPSNAHEAAACITVSEEPPKYTQILTVTAPEFTSEENGGEEDSVCAQPPTTEASSFASKKSEDNSEVPFCDAEIEVSEVTSDSSDFFGNKSASDLLSISNAVLLTGRGVPNNILPGDAHSGGAHVQDQSLQESTTFSSLSSTADQAKGSVETDVCETIKETNQGQPSTVSSPTKKNVHSLGADVQNHFSKEDTTSSLLERCISLSADRDKNSVQSDVCQTIEKTGIDSDESKDVLEKYFGCHTSGGSHKERIAAGGAHGIAAEGPEKYMLQNVSRTGSLVDFKLPILDVQFAAHENCSTQPPLEALLSDLSEFSFGANSIGKGGGDLDTAKEMDNLYRDDCETIDPVTSRSLLVDLGIYDIVVSSDEESGLDDYRNTCNHHEMVASLI